One Acidobacteriaceae bacterium genomic region harbors:
- a CDS encoding enolase C-terminal domain-like protein, which yields MKPVTITRVDVIDLRFPTSREQIGSDAVNRDPDYSAAYCILSTDVGLQGHGLTFTLGRGTELVTQALSYLSRNLKGRTLEALTANLNAFYLELTCDTQFRWLGPEKGVIHLACGALINAVWDLYAKSEGKPVWRLLAEMEPEEIVQAIDFRYIEDVLAPDDALAILKKGKSGQSDRFKRIASDGYPAYTTSAGWFGFSDEKIRRLCREALAEGWTHFKLKVGGDPEDDLRRGRIVREEIGPGNFMMVDANQKWGVQEAIRRTNQLAEIDPWWMEEPTSPDDILGHARIRRETSTRIATGEHCHNAVMFKQLMQAGSIDVCQIDSCRVAGVNENLAIILMAAKFGIPVCPHAGGVGLCEYVQHLSIFDYLSVSCQLEDRVIEFVDHLHEHFRDPVKIRRGRYLVPEAPGYSIEILPKSLDRFRFPDGEAWREEADEDRLIQA from the coding sequence TTGAAGCCGGTTACTATCACGCGGGTTGACGTTATTGACTTGCGCTTTCCGACCTCTCGCGAGCAGATTGGCTCCGATGCAGTGAACAGAGATCCGGATTACTCTGCAGCCTATTGCATCCTTTCGACTGACGTCGGGTTGCAGGGCCATGGGCTGACATTCACGTTGGGGCGAGGAACGGAGCTTGTCACGCAGGCTTTGTCCTATCTCAGTCGAAATTTGAAAGGCCGAACGCTCGAAGCCCTTACAGCGAATTTGAATGCTTTCTATCTTGAGCTCACGTGCGATACGCAATTTCGGTGGTTGGGGCCGGAGAAGGGTGTTATCCATCTCGCATGTGGTGCGCTCATCAATGCTGTATGGGACCTTTACGCAAAGAGCGAAGGAAAGCCTGTTTGGAGGCTCCTGGCCGAGATGGAGCCGGAGGAAATCGTACAGGCCATCGACTTCCGATACATCGAAGATGTTTTGGCTCCAGACGATGCCCTGGCAATTCTCAAGAAGGGCAAGAGTGGACAGTCGGATCGTTTCAAAAGAATTGCCAGTGATGGTTATCCCGCGTACACGACTTCAGCCGGGTGGTTCGGGTTCAGTGATGAAAAGATTCGCCGTCTGTGTCGAGAAGCGCTCGCCGAGGGCTGGACTCACTTCAAACTCAAGGTTGGCGGAGATCCGGAAGACGATCTCCGCCGTGGCCGTATTGTTCGAGAAGAAATCGGACCCGGCAACTTCATGATGGTTGATGCGAATCAGAAGTGGGGAGTCCAGGAGGCCATTCGTCGAACGAATCAACTGGCAGAAATTGATCCGTGGTGGATGGAAGAACCGACCAGTCCCGACGATATTCTCGGGCACGCAAGGATCCGCCGGGAAACATCTACGCGAATCGCGACCGGCGAGCATTGTCATAATGCAGTGATGTTCAAGCAACTGATGCAAGCGGGGTCGATCGATGTGTGTCAGATCGACAGCTGCCGGGTTGCCGGAGTGAATGAGAATCTGGCCATTATTCTGATGGCGGCGAAGTTCGGCATTCCCGTGTGCCCGCATGCAGGCGGCGTTGGGCTTTGCGAATACGTCCAGCATCTGTCGATCTTCGATTACCTCTCAGTTTCCTGCCAGTTAGAAGATCGAGTGATCGAGTTCGTCGACCATTTGCATGAACATTTCCGCGATCCGGTAAAGATTCGTCGCGGTCGGTATCTGGTGCCGGAGGCGCCCGGATACAGCATTGAAATTCTTCCGAAATCTTTGGATAGATTCAGATTCCCGGACGGAGAGGCATGGAGAGAGGAGGCCGATGAAGATCGTCTCATTCAAGCTTAA
- a CDS encoding fumarylacetoacetate hydrolase family protein yields the protein MKIVSFKLKDGSTGGGILVGENIRRLPTTGADDVLAFIESGGTLPLGEEIPSNEVTLLAPLSRPPRVFAIGLNYREHAVESKMAVQKVPTVFLKLASSITGPDSDVLLWPEATQPDYEAELAVVIGKAGHRISRDRWREHVFGYTIVNDVSARGVQLATSQWTLGKSFPTFTPMGPWIVTADEIENPHGLDIRLTLNGEVMQSANTRDLIFDIPELIAHISSIVPLQAGDVISTGTPRGVGLGRNPQRWLLPNETMTIEIERIGALRNQTRVPS from the coding sequence ATGAAGATCGTCTCATTCAAGCTTAAGGATGGCTCCACTGGCGGTGGAATTTTGGTTGGGGAGAATATTCGACGGTTGCCCACTACCGGTGCCGACGATGTGCTCGCCTTCATAGAGTCTGGCGGCACCTTGCCGCTCGGTGAAGAGATTCCGTCAAATGAAGTGACCCTGCTGGCCCCGCTGTCGCGACCGCCGCGTGTATTCGCAATAGGCCTCAACTATCGCGAGCATGCCGTCGAATCCAAAATGGCGGTTCAGAAAGTACCGACGGTATTCCTCAAGCTTGCTTCTTCGATCACCGGCCCGGATAGCGATGTGCTTCTCTGGCCCGAGGCCACGCAGCCAGATTATGAGGCGGAACTCGCGGTCGTGATCGGTAAGGCTGGCCATCGAATTTCCAGAGACCGGTGGAGAGAGCACGTATTTGGCTATACGATCGTGAACGACGTCAGCGCTCGAGGAGTGCAGCTGGCAACTTCCCAATGGACTCTCGGCAAGAGCTTTCCAACGTTTACGCCGATGGGGCCATGGATCGTCACCGCTGACGAGATTGAAAATCCGCACGGCTTGGATATTCGTCTGACGCTCAACGGAGAAGTCATGCAGTCGGCTAATACGCGAGACCTGATATTTGATATTCCTGAGCTCATTGCTCATATCTCGAGCATCGTTCCGCTTCAGGCCGGTGATGTGATTAGTACCGGAACGCCCCGAGGCGTGGGCCTCGGCCGAAACCCCCAGCGATGGCTATTGCCGAACGAGACGATGACTATCGAAATTGAACGTATAGGGGCGCTCAGGAATCAGACCCGCGTGCCATCGTAA